From the genome of Pieris brassicae chromosome Z, ilPieBrab1.1, whole genome shotgun sequence:
CTTAATAGCGATTCCaatgataaataatgaaatgtttgtTGGCATTAATTATCCATGAGCAGTTTCTCAATCTTCTCAGACCTTTGACAAATATCCAGTTCTAGTGCAGGAGATGGTTAAGCAGCAAGGTCATATGAGTTAAGACTGCTGACGGGGCTCATGAGCTCCACTTAGTAGGGCATACCTCCGGGATCTGAAACACTTTTCCGGCAGTTTAAGCAATTCCGGAAGCAGGACTATGCAGACTGCCGACAGAACTTTCgcttgttataaaaaattggtaGAACAGTTTCCTAAAATTGAGtttgtattttgaatattgaGTGGCTTTCTCTCTTTTTATCTTCGTCTGCGCCACCTTTACCATTAGCTCTGCGGTCTTTCTAATTAATGGAACACCCAAGATATCACTAAGAGTACACATTTTACATGTAccctacaaatttaaaaagggaGGGTAGTATAAATATCGATCTAcccacaaataataaaaaaaaaaatttcaggcCAGAACGTACGCGTACAACATCGTGCGCCTCCTCCGTGTCTGTGGTTAGCGATCCAGCTGACAACGAAATTACATCGCATTCTGTCGATCCGtttagtatgtattttttatatttaataatatatgtagtggcttaaaaatctatgtatttgtgtataatACTATTTAGTAGTGTAGTTCACTCATTACACTTACCGGTAGCATATTCTAGTCACAACTCTGTTTGGGAGAAGTGTTCTTCAGTTTTAAAGAACTTAAAATCACGCCCTTACCAGAAAGGATTTCATAGGTTTCAATGAGATTTCCTCTTAATCGCCTACTTCATGACTCGGTAAGATCAAGTGCTTTCAGATACTCATCAGGTTTGTTCCCAAGCGCTCTGATCATTTTCGTGGCTTTTCTTTGAGCCCTATCAAACATAACATTATTCCATATATCCCAAATGTATGTCTTGAATACACTGGCTGCCTGATCATTGGTTAACTGGTCTGTGTATATGTAAAAGCAACTTATTATAAACTCCTCTCCCGGGTAGTAGCTGGATTCTTGAgcgcccccccccccccatgaaacgcgccgtaacgttttctgtatccaatagttttgtgaccacccccagtgactctgtGTACCTAAAAGTTACCtttatgtggtgtaaaataTTGGAAAGAggaaaacaatattaacaataactcgtaattcaatccccgccccgcatttTACAAGAGcaatcccccccccccaaattcgtCGTAACACTTGAACACTCCCTTAACTAGAATGTTCGGACGTCGAAAAAGTCATATTCATTCATAAGTCACTGTgtgatatttatacaaatgcTAATTTGCATGTATTATACTTacaaacttaaatctagtttcaagagctgtcaaaccatttttttctgtatgaaGATGAACGTATAGGGTCCAtattgttagcggtagttgatttagttcttagggtaggaaattaaacacttcaatgatgacttaatttacttcactgattttacgtgaactgtataacttcaaacttgtataATGAAAAGGCCCGtacgcatgtgtcacaacctcttcaTCACAACtctaatcacaactccctcctccgactcgaccatcccacttcgggaaaatggtcgagtcaatccgtaacaactcgtaaataaccgaacgagtcaaatgaataactattgcacatgcgcacttgttgCAAgtttcttaagaatatgtctcataaaaatgtttagaatttaattaaataaatattagaagctaacaataTTCTAATTCGTATTTGAGCAACATTCtcgctttaaattaattaattaattaatggcgctacaacctttttatatctgggcctcagatttttgtatccgTTCCATGATCGAAATTTTCGCTTGAAGtgctgtcaaatatgtcaaactatACATGCATACGTAGTGAATAGTGTGACAGCTCATGACAGAATGTATATGtacctaattatatatttgtttattcgtCATACTTTACTTTGATGGCTTAACACTATCTGTGCATTTTATATCCTAGGGTCTATGAATTAGCTCTACATTCTAGTATCTATGGATTCTGTGTCTATGATTAGTTATCAACAttctagtatttttatttatttatttagaagatTAACAGCACAATACAGAatagatgtatatatatatatatatatataacaatgtgGGCCTATTACAAATTTTGTGTTTTGGATCCATATATCTTATAACCTATGGATTAGGATCATATATCCTATAACAATTCTAGTATCTATGGATTCTGTGTCTATGATTAGTCATCAACGTTCTAGTATTTTTGGATCATATATCCTATAATCATTCTAGTATCTATGGAGTCTGTTTAGTTGTATTTATTGTGAATCTCTTTATTCACTGTCTATGGTGTTTTGCATTAAGTAATTttgtcattaaattatttaattattaataattaaaataaaaataaaaatcctaatataaaataattatttacagagGAAATAGAAGCGACCGTGGTCAACTCTGCTGTATCATCGAATATAATGGAATGCGCGAGCGCAAGTGAAAGTGATTGTGATAGTATCGAATTGAATGAAGATATTACAGACCTGTTGTCTGATACGGAGGATGCGCCGTGTGAAGATCAACCGTTATGGTATGTTTATACAGagatttttacttatatacaactattatatatattacaaaatattgacAGACCCAATCAGGCAAAGGCCTATTTTTGACAATACACAATGTGAACTCCCTATTTTGACGTTGCAAcgagttgtcgttaaatgtaaataagaaaGTATATTACATACTACCGTTCATTACATAATAcagatatacaatttattacaccccccccccccccttttTCAGCAAAAgctctaaaatataataataataataatattccacatctttgacatacatttgattaaaaaacgataaatttataattttactaagatgcggcccctgtccgggagaaggcctcctccaactttttccaCCCTACTTTATTTTTCGCCATCGTCATCCAATCTCTGCCAGCTACCCTCTCGATCCTGTCGGCCCATCGCTCTATTGGTCTTCCTTTCTTTCTGTTTCCTTTCGGACCCGTCCATTCTGTTACTGCTCTAGACCATCTGTCATCTGTACAACGGGCTACGTGGCCTGTAATATAACagtacataaacgtaataAGTTTTTGGAGGAATGttcaaaaatgcatttcgttttcaagcatagccaatgtgtttaaaaagtaaataattactgttgacgtaatcgccgaataagaaaatcaaagactcCCCCCTCCcccctatagtgcttacgtaatacttgaacggtcCCTGTACAGCATATGTATATGATATGAGAGGCTGAGACCTCAGAACCTAACAACCCAACGGATAagtagtgaatatataaatgagtacgggatgtctgcaccaagagacctaaggtgACAGACGGAGCCCTGGTGGGATCAGAGGTTCAAGGCAAGAGGGTGGTAAAGGGCTTGAAGTGGCTTCtccactttgagaggaagcgagaattgaagacagagcaatattcaatTCTGAgtttattcttataaaacatCCTAAATAGATACAGCTGGTGGTGTACCGTTCAGCTGtcagtttaataaaacaggaggctcacctgatgttaagtgataccaccgcccgtggacactcaatgccagagggctcgcgagtgagttgccagccttttgagaattggtacgctcttttcttgaaggatcctaagtcgaattgtcaaaaatacttcactggttccacatagcggttcTGCCTCGacatccgatgatgaaactcagctgcagcgTCCATTGTGGTGATGATTTTTTTGGATATTCCAGGCGCGCGGGCGTGTTCACTGCTGAGGAAGCGGTGTCGGAGGCGAAGAGCGTTTTGAAATTGTTAAAAGAAGCGTACGTGGGCCAAATGGAGAAGTTGAGGATCTCCCTACAAATCGGGAGACTGCAGTATTTGAGAACCCTAAAGGCCGAGAAGGAATTGTATTGTTAGTAAatagatatagatatatatatataattaatagcaAAAACGCGTCTTAAGCGAGAAAGCGTATAATGCGGGATTTGGAAAATAAGAcgtactatatattattatgtattatgttctaattttggtatatattatgtgtattCGCTTTGAACCAAAGTAGCTTCATAGTGTCTTAAATCATTGACAGCAGCAGCCTGGGCGTTTGACAAAACCGCAGTTGACTCATCTTCGTCTTCATCGTTATCGCTGAGGGCCTCGTTTTGTGATTGAATTTCGTACGGTGCTACATTGTCATCAATGAGTTTCTCGGGTTCTTCACGTGCCCTTCTGGGGGCTCGGGCTGGGGCGTATTAAACGGGATGacgaatcgtattaagcgttaagaaatgtatgaaaatatgtctCAAGTTGCAGAGACTGgcgtaaagtggcgtattataagagaaatcgtattaagcgtgatCGTATATTGTTACGAGGGGTTCGGATTGTAAATGCCGTATTCAAGAGTTCATAATTCAGTGGGGaggtttataaacaaataatcgCATAAATACACTTAACACACACAATACAGTCgcaaattactttaattgcGTACACAAACTTATCACTTTTTTCTCTTGTAATCGCATTCGATACTAAACAAAACTGGTCGCGTTTCGTCTcccttatatatccctgggaataatgttaaataattcgAGAACTCTAGGCGGAATTgcctttgtctctttcgcacattgctccgtccttgtcgtacggcgttctagagcgCTCGGTCTAGCTTCGTGAAGGTTCCGATCTCTCTCGCGTATCATTCCGTCCTTGTCCCACTAAAAaattcggtctagaatattccttctaGAGGTATAACTCGGCCTGAAACTGCCTGAAtaaatgtttcagcttcctgaaaacctGAAAATTAGAATTTTCTGATATGTCATTGACCATCttctgaaacggtcagaaatcgtattacagcctgctgaaaagtttctctaagtagtggaaaaatctagaaacattgcagtaccgtattcgtaacaatatgttatatatgtggtagtaaagtagttaaatcagagagttaattgaatctctagagagttaattaaatgtcgatattcaatcaagtcgctagtattttgatttaattaaagcagcgtcgaaaacgtttaactatctgtctgaccgaaagccagcgtgttgattaacaatgtaaatcAAGACttcgccatgattatttcatttgttattgttatttcggtttGATcttgaagaactgagagcttggatattccgtgttttgctttattgtcaatggttaggttagtcttgttgcctagcaacgtttaggaaactcgttaaacgtttcgttcactcacttgtctgacggaactttagcgacttgattgaatatcgatttttaattaactgtctagagattcaatttactttctgatttaactactttactgcgacatatacattaaTCGACCCTCTAACACGGTACCACAATGACGCCTCGTCCTCCATATGACGCGGTATTTCGCAAGTTATTTCTGTAGGATTTGtcaaactgtttttttaatatttatataaatatatttcaggcAGTATAAACACCCAATCGAAGAGCGGGCCACAGACCGTGCGTGAGAGGAGGCAAATCAGGAAGTTGAAGGCGTACGCCAGTTATCACAGGAAGTATCGGTCGGAGGCCATTTTGGCGAAGAAACTTCAGAAGAAACGTGCTAAGGTATTTGGACGACTGTATGGATTCGTGTTAAGtcttaataactttattcatattggtaTACAAGTATACGTATACGTCAGAAAAGATAAATTGattcaaaatttacatttcctAAGGGGTAGTGGCATGAACTGGCAAGAAATTCTCTGCCACTTTTGGAAGTGAAAATTCTTTAGGCGATTGAGGGTAGAGTTTTTACAgatgaaacgcaataataataatattagcgtcacaaagatgtgcagcgtttttgttgaagaaaagggagagagcgattggGAGAGAGTGAGATAGAGCTATAGTGAGAAAGATCGAGAGAGAGTGAGATAGAGCGAACGTCGCGTCACGCACAGTGCCATGGAGCGGGTGGTGGGAGAGAGCTATAGTGAGAAAGATCGAGAGAGAGTGAGATAGAGCGAACGTCGCGTCACGCACAGTGCCATGGAGCGGGTGGTGGGAGAGAGCTATAGTGAGAAAGATCGAGAGAGAGTGAGATAGAGCGAACGTCGCGTCACGCACAGTGCCATGGAGCGGGTGGTGGGAGAGAGCTATAGTGAGAAAGATCGAGAGAGAGTGAGATAGAGCGAACGTCGCGTCACGCACAGTGCCATGGAGCGGGTGGTGGGAGAGAGCTATAGTGAGAAAGatcgagagagagagagagtgaaaaagggagatcgagaaaaatacacgctattggttgatgtatttgcttagtagttacatattagatctgtagatggcaattctgttgcataacgtcttgtgcagcATCATTatcacgtatacagtgtgtaaacagtgtaaatatatatatacaaatacattctATCTATTctatctattggggcttttaccttagtaatcattaattttttttaaaagtttcacttctgacatctGTTCTTTGTACGCACTTTTCTTTTAACCGCTGTAGCTGTATTAAAAACGTTAAATCTGTCAACTTAAAAGagatgtatataatatatgcctTTAACCAGAATAAGCCAGGACCTCTGTCAACAGGTGAACGAGATACCCACAAATCGGGGTAATCCGCAGCAAGGCAGGTGTTCGTTTACAGAGGGCGGGGTTCGATGCTCGACGCATACACTCCCCGCGACGAAGCACTGTCTCAAGCACATACTGCACGACCGGCAGCAGGTGGGTGACGGACATTTGTGTGTCTGTGTGATTTGGACACAAAAATGTGttctttatacatataaaccCTCTTATGACGCGGTAGATCGGTTCGAAACGCGTTGTATGAGTATTCTAGCATAACGCGCTTGTATGACCGGACAACGCGTTATGGGCAAATAATTTAgacaaaattatgttataaacgaAATAAgtacaaatcattataaatgtcaGTTCTGAATTATAACGAGTGGAATCCTCCGCGTTGTATGTGGATATACCCGcgttatacaattaaaatcgCGTAATATGAAAAAGCGTTATAAGAGTACCATGTTAAAAGGGGGTTTACTGTATAGTAGCATAATAAACACCAAAATAGTGTTTCGAAGCATGCGCGTGCGACCTACCCGTGACGTTGCCTCAGCTCTACCCTACTACTCTATGTTGAAAGAAATATCGGCTCTACTCAATATGTCACAATTGGTAAATTCCAGGTGCTGTTCAAGCAATGCAACGACCAGCGAGGTGGTGTGGCCTGCAGGGAGCCCATCGCCAAGTTGCCTCTCGCCTCCAATGCCTGCAGATACCACACGGGGCCCCCCGTGTATGCAACTTTTACGTTGAAGGTAAGGAATTAGTATACTAAATACATCCAGACATcagcatatattatttattatgtctcAACATGACAGGCATAGAATGTTGATTTAATGTCCGGGTCACAAATTAGGGACTGTctaaaaatttcatcaaaatctgtcCGGTCAGAacaatatcttcttaataTGGAAATAAAGATGTACTCTTATCTCAGAATAAAAgaatatacaatttgtataattcgAGAAGCAAAGAAAAGCTTAACTTGAAAGTTGATGCGACTGAaagaaatttttgttaaattaaaaacacattacAATTCTGCTCTGTGgcatgaaattttaaaattcatttattcatataggcaacacaatgtacacttatgaacgtcaaaaacagaaatgtatataaaatgcttctaattttatatttactgccagctctcaaatcaagggtaTACAGCGGAAGAAAAGAATCgccaagattttttttgtgttacaCAAAGTTTGTATGGAggtgcaaccattacaccatgttccacaagacattttaagtaattaataataataaattaattaaaaacaaacttttttcctctatcagcaggcgGCATTAAATTGTGTAGTTTCATCAAAAACGGT
Proteins encoded in this window:
- the LOC123718445 gene encoding KAT8 regulatory NSL complex subunit 2 isoform X2; protein product: MMSQSTQLHLPKVRMLSRGGRSIKITNVKSIKPPDAELMKKQEEEKLRVELQKEIASRYRTCGHQKYECLLPVLGGRAFCAQHILDDSTAPYQQCAHVNSQGRRCPAPAPKVDYSVCFEHARAALLSRQRSAAPPPPVTTTETLLNQLQHYIRPERTRTTSCASSVSVVSDPADNEITSHSVDPFKEIEATVVNSAVSSNIMECASASESDCDSIELNEDITDLLSDTEDAPCEDQPLWRAGVFTAEEAVSEAKSVLKLLKEAYVGQMEKLRISLQIGRLQYLRTLKAEKELYCSINTQSKSGPQTVRERRQIRKLKAYASYHRKYRSEAILAKKLQKKRAKVNEIPTNRGNPQQGRCSFTEGGVRCSTHTLPATKHCLKHILHDRQQVLFKQCNDQRGGVACREPIAKLPLASNACRYHTGPPVYATFTLKKDETDSDADSHSSSESDDELPSPRKSAPAVASGLVDVMGYE
- the LOC123718445 gene encoding KAT8 regulatory NSL complex subunit 2 isoform X1 — encoded protein: MFDNIESLSENNFSIMLLIHKDNRKHLIQHNIRISALNSSMMSQSTQLHLPKVRMLSRGGRSIKITNVKSIKPPDAELMKKQEEEKLRVELQKEIASRYRTCGHQKYECLLPVLGGRAFCAQHILDDSTAPYQQCAHVNSQGRRCPAPAPKVDYSVCFEHARAALLSRQRSAAPPPPVTTTETLLNQLQHYIRPERTRTTSCASSVSVVSDPADNEITSHSVDPFKEIEATVVNSAVSSNIMECASASESDCDSIELNEDITDLLSDTEDAPCEDQPLWRAGVFTAEEAVSEAKSVLKLLKEAYVGQMEKLRISLQIGRLQYLRTLKAEKELYCSINTQSKSGPQTVRERRQIRKLKAYASYHRKYRSEAILAKKLQKKRAKVNEIPTNRGNPQQGRCSFTEGGVRCSTHTLPATKHCLKHILHDRQQVLFKQCNDQRGGVACREPIAKLPLASNACRYHTGPPVYATFTLKKDETDSDADSHSSSESDDELPSPRKSAPAVASGLVDVMGYE